The following coding sequences lie in one Treponema socranskii subsp. buccale genomic window:
- a CDS encoding DUF1667 domain-containing protein has product MEINEKKTMTCIICPMGCQLEVTKLSAAGPAYSVTGNACKRGEAYAYKELTNPERTLTCTVQVSGGASRLVPAKSKTEVPRDMQLECMEVIKRLCVPAPVRAGDVLCEDILNTGADIVACDDVASL; this is encoded by the coding sequence ATGGAGATAAACGAAAAAAAGACGATGACGTGCATCATCTGTCCGATGGGCTGCCAGCTTGAAGTGACGAAACTGTCGGCAGCGGGGCCTGCATATTCGGTTACGGGCAACGCGTGCAAGAGAGGCGAAGCGTACGCGTACAAAGAACTCACGAATCCCGAACGGACGCTCACGTGTACGGTGCAGGTTTCAGGCGGCGCCTCTCGGCTTGTGCCTGCAAAGTCGAAAACGGAAGTGCCGCGCGATATGCAGCTCGAATGCATGGAAGTGATAAAGCGCCTGTGCGTTCCGGCTCCGGTTCGTGCGGGAGACGTACTCTGTGAAGACATCCTCAATACGGGTGCCGATATCGTCGCATGCGATGACGTCGCCTCTCTGTGA